In a single window of the Leptospira sanjuanensis genome:
- a CDS encoding transglutaminase family protein, with protein MAEYTVKHVTRYSYQEEVSHCHNLAHMCPVTNRHQDCSDLKLRVQPGPSVSGYRKDYFGNLVYTFSVEDSHTSLEIVSESRVTTHPVDYGDLTHSPKVSEIPVLLKSSHFREDLEALEYVADSSFISKHPMFAEFARGMMDSDKPLLQAVMDYTFKFYKTFEFKSGATTIHTPPAQVLKIKKGVCQDFTHLSIAALRSIGIPCRYVSGYIETFPPPGQKKLQGSDASHAWFSVYSPGIGWVDYDPTNGKMLSEEYIFTSVGRDFADVSPLKGILFGGGKHKLKVEVDVIRG; from the coding sequence ATGGCTGAATATACCGTAAAACACGTTACGCGATACAGCTATCAGGAAGAGGTTTCGCACTGTCATAATCTAGCGCATATGTGTCCGGTGACCAATCGACATCAGGATTGCAGCGATCTCAAGTTGAGAGTTCAACCCGGACCTTCCGTATCGGGTTATCGAAAGGACTACTTCGGGAATCTGGTATATACGTTTTCCGTCGAGGACTCTCATACTTCCTTGGAAATCGTGTCCGAAAGTCGCGTTACGACGCATCCCGTCGATTACGGGGATTTGACTCATTCTCCCAAGGTTTCCGAAATTCCGGTTCTGCTGAAGTCTTCCCATTTCAGGGAGGATTTGGAGGCATTGGAATACGTTGCGGATTCTTCGTTTATCAGCAAACATCCGATGTTCGCCGAGTTTGCCCGAGGTATGATGGATTCCGATAAGCCGCTTTTACAGGCGGTGATGGATTATACATTCAAGTTTTATAAAACGTTCGAGTTTAAGTCGGGCGCTACCACGATCCACACTCCGCCCGCTCAGGTTTTAAAAATCAAGAAGGGAGTTTGTCAGGACTTCACGCATTTATCGATCGCCGCTTTACGAAGCATCGGAATTCCTTGCAGATACGTTTCGGGTTATATCGAAACCTTTCCTCCTCCCGGACAAAAGAAATTGCAGGGAAGCGACGCTTCGCACGCCTGGTTCTCGGTGTATTCTCCGGGAATCGGTTGGGTGGACTACGATCCGACGAACGGAAAAATGTTAAGCGAAGAGTATATATTCACATCCGTCGGCCGTGACTTTGCGGACGTTTCTCCTTTGAAGGGAATTTTATTCGGAGGCGGAAAACACAAACTCAAAGTAGAAGTCGACGTGATTCGCGGGTAA
- a CDS encoding GNAT family N-acetyltransferase, with amino-acid sequence MPKSKTKTEPFQIANLLPEHRESAIELVNQFFRLVNSMKLDGVFKIRPRAGTKMIDVYLKLRGTGKVLLLGGFLGSELVSLLIARTEDKPYLDEDKTLFIDLAVTKRGKQKSGYMKPLVLACESWAKDQNFKSVELRAIAENENAVSFWKAMGYDPFYVRFRKLV; translated from the coding sequence ATGCCGAAATCCAAAACGAAGACGGAACCGTTTCAAATCGCGAATCTTCTTCCCGAACATAGGGAAAGCGCGATCGAACTCGTAAATCAATTCTTTCGTCTCGTCAACTCTATGAAACTCGACGGAGTTTTCAAGATCCGCCCCCGGGCCGGAACGAAGATGATCGACGTATATTTAAAATTGAGAGGCACGGGCAAGGTTTTGTTGCTCGGAGGTTTTTTAGGCTCCGAACTCGTATCGCTTCTGATCGCGAGAACGGAAGACAAACCGTATTTGGATGAGGATAAAACCCTTTTTATCGATCTCGCGGTCACGAAACGGGGAAAACAAAAATCGGGTTATATGAAACCGCTCGTTCTCGCCTGCGAATCCTGGGCCAAGGATCAGAATTTCAAAAGCGTGGAACTTAGGGCCATCGCGGAAAACGAAAACGCGGTTTCCTTTTGGAAAGCCATGGGCTACGACCCCTTTTATGTTCGCTTTCGCAAATTAGTTTAG
- a CDS encoding circularly permuted type 2 ATP-grasp protein, with amino-acid sequence MVQNFMVNPSNARLNLREGYNPIPSVYDELYDEEGKLRSKYEFLINSLESLSEEDLNRRKRDSLRILQENGVTYNVYEEPGAVERLWSLDLFPVLMESKEWEEVERGLVQRAELLDALFKDVYGPRKLLYDKKIPPEILFSSPDFLRQCNGFGHSTTNELCFMASDLARQENGSFVVIGDRIQAPSGSGYSLENRIVLSRIFPSIYRDSQVHRVALYFRSLRKALQSQSKTQEREPVIVLLTPGAGNETYFEHAYLAGYLGFTLAQAEDLTVRNNFVFIKTVEGLQQVDVIFRRVVDSYMDPLELKGDSLLGVPGILNVIREGNVRVANPIGSGFLENRAIHPFLSSLCKYYLSEDLILPNVRTLWMGNPESMKEVFDRPERFVFKRAMRDPLEPGVFLSSLPKPEIEEMRKKALLHPERYVAQEIVSSSTCPVLSGDKLIQGRSVFRAFTTLSENGYMTMPGGLVRVTENVEDLIVTNQTGAVSKDLWVLASEEKKDVTLLPGKTERMQIKRSGASIPSRVADNMFWMGRYAERSENQARLLREVILKMIHMEESYEKDHVQLLLQTVTHVTATYPGFLQLNLDDPLQGAKEQMFAQVFSPQVTGGIQSDLNSFVRSSKSVRDRLSEDMRYILSMIETEGAEKAVSYDEILEYLILLITRLASLSGLGIESMSRETGWYFMNMGKRIERASYTIRLVTSVLNLSTLYNKSMFEALLNINDIKITYRRRYRYRIEAESVLDILLFDETNPRSLAYQLRKIGEYVSYLPHSEKEEATAEERIVSEVRNRFIQEDAKRLFEYVNPSLSIIRWLNDINYQIASLSESIGARYFRYVEEQIQLGDYNG; translated from the coding sequence ATGGTTCAGAATTTTATGGTCAACCCATCCAACGCCAGATTGAACTTGCGGGAAGGATACAACCCGATTCCGTCCGTTTACGACGAACTCTATGACGAGGAGGGAAAGCTCAGATCCAAATACGAATTCCTGATCAATTCCCTCGAATCGTTAAGCGAAGAGGATCTCAATCGGAGAAAAAGGGATTCCCTGAGAATTCTTCAGGAAAACGGTGTGACATACAACGTATACGAGGAACCCGGAGCCGTGGAAAGGCTTTGGTCCTTGGACCTGTTCCCCGTTTTGATGGAAAGCAAGGAATGGGAAGAAGTCGAACGGGGACTCGTTCAAAGAGCGGAACTCCTCGACGCGTTGTTCAAGGACGTATACGGTCCGAGAAAACTTTTATACGATAAAAAAATTCCTCCGGAAATTCTTTTCAGCTCCCCCGATTTTTTAAGACAATGCAACGGCTTCGGCCATTCTACAACGAACGAACTTTGTTTTATGGCTTCCGATCTTGCGAGACAAGAGAACGGAAGTTTTGTGGTGATCGGAGATCGCATCCAAGCTCCGAGCGGTTCGGGTTATTCTCTGGAGAATCGAATCGTTCTTTCGAGAATTTTTCCTTCGATTTACAGGGATTCGCAAGTGCATCGCGTTGCGTTGTATTTCCGTTCTTTACGGAAGGCGCTTCAATCCCAATCCAAGACGCAGGAACGCGAACCGGTCATCGTTCTTTTGACGCCGGGTGCGGGAAACGAAACCTACTTCGAACACGCGTATCTCGCTGGTTATTTGGGTTTTACTCTTGCGCAGGCGGAGGACTTAACCGTTCGAAACAATTTCGTCTTTATCAAAACCGTCGAAGGTCTTCAGCAGGTGGACGTGATCTTTCGTCGCGTCGTCGATTCGTATATGGACCCGCTCGAACTCAAAGGCGATTCTCTTTTGGGTGTACCAGGAATTTTGAATGTGATTCGGGAGGGAAACGTTCGCGTCGCGAATCCGATCGGGTCGGGCTTTTTGGAAAACCGGGCGATCCATCCGTTCTTATCCTCTCTCTGCAAATATTATCTTTCCGAAGATCTGATTTTACCGAACGTGCGGACTTTGTGGATGGGAAATCCCGAATCCATGAAAGAAGTTTTTGACCGTCCGGAACGATTCGTATTCAAACGTGCGATGCGCGATCCTCTCGAACCGGGAGTTTTTCTTTCTTCCCTTCCGAAACCGGAAATCGAAGAGATGCGTAAGAAAGCTTTGTTGCATCCGGAACGTTATGTGGCACAGGAAATCGTGAGCAGCTCGACTTGCCCGGTTCTCTCGGGAGATAAACTGATTCAAGGTCGTTCGGTGTTTCGCGCGTTTACGACACTTTCCGAAAACGGTTATATGACGATGCCGGGCGGTCTCGTCCGTGTTACGGAGAATGTCGAAGATTTGATTGTGACCAATCAAACCGGCGCCGTATCCAAAGATCTTTGGGTTTTAGCCTCGGAGGAAAAAAAGGACGTTACGCTTCTTCCCGGCAAAACCGAAAGAATGCAGATCAAACGTTCGGGTGCGAGTATTCCGAGTCGGGTCGCGGACAATATGTTCTGGATGGGACGTTATGCGGAACGTTCGGAAAACCAAGCGCGATTGTTACGCGAAGTCATCTTGAAGATGATTCACATGGAAGAATCCTACGAAAAGGATCACGTTCAGCTTTTGCTGCAAACGGTGACGCACGTAACCGCGACGTATCCGGGATTTTTGCAGCTTAATCTGGACGATCCGTTGCAAGGCGCCAAAGAACAGATGTTCGCACAGGTATTTTCTCCGCAAGTGACGGGAGGAATTCAGTCCGATCTGAATTCGTTCGTCAGGTCATCCAAATCCGTAAGAGACCGGCTTTCGGAGGATATGCGCTATATTCTTTCCATGATCGAAACCGAAGGCGCGGAAAAGGCGGTCTCGTACGATGAAATATTAGAATATTTGATTCTTCTTATAACGAGACTCGCTTCGCTTTCCGGTTTGGGAATCGAGAGCATGTCGCGCGAAACCGGCTGGTATTTTATGAACATGGGAAAACGGATCGAGCGTGCTTCGTATACGATTCGCCTCGTGACTTCCGTTCTGAATCTTTCCACGCTCTACAACAAAAGTATGTTCGAGGCTCTCTTGAACATCAACGACATCAAGATCACGTATCGTAGAAGATACAGATACAGGATCGAAGCCGAGTCCGTTCTGGACATTCTTCTGTTCGACGAAACGAACCCTAGATCGCTCGCATATCAACTCCGTAAAATCGGGGAATATGTTTCCTATCTTCCTCACTCCGAAAAGGAAGAGGCGACCGCGGAAGAACGAATCGTATCCGAGGTGAGAAACCGTTTTATTCAGGAAGACGCAAAACGGCTTTTCGAATACGTGAATCCTTCCTTAAGCATAATACGTTGGCTCAACGACATCAACTATCAGATCGCCTCATTGTCCGAATCGATCGGAGCCAGATATTTCCGATACGTGGAAGAGCAGATCCAACTCGGAGATTACAATGGCTGA